A stretch of Ananas comosus cultivar F153 unplaced genomic scaffold, ASM154086v1, whole genome shotgun sequence DNA encodes these proteins:
- the LOC109704314 gene encoding uncharacterized protein LOC109704314 yields MDLVHQLFAPNWLNNCPLTRKSLRTWPSTSEAYLTWLDRVEAAFGDFWQEVGIYEAIQLSRHSPIVDNLLLAAALCFWSPASNVFLFKRGPFTPTLFDVAAITGLRPHGVSISMSYNPDGVSEFEDRLDLNDLAYSKFIRKFAGEFPAPVTKNEHTSFLLYWLCHNLFCTRSQKINRDFVPIAVGLSNGDRLALGPYFLAFVYREIFNSLKTLHSGDGIAISSGCGVFWFLQMFLQFYIPALCQSPFNPTSVAQFDSYGLALGCPQPMTLGQPSDFLTYFKIFYEPSPESAVSWAPFPDRLTGPSWFLARFEAIRDELASSRASEYLEVRYSYLTPRDLHVGLKSRSKLLPSTEAYSPQYVARQFGFVQPIPAPSKFFTINTADHRPPTKSIAEADKISAMGNRLRRFFKLVSFRPNYTGVALTGYATSTPASSSVPTSNKRPTETVQVTPPPTSKRRKLVAKRQFRQAEGVPSADKLEDTAEDMPSASIPTTRTEDIPSANIPLEETVVPSSATEQSHVPTETIDIGLRQVSCQ; encoded by the exons ATGGACCTGGTGCACCAGCTGTTCGcacctaattggctcaacaattgccccctcacCA GGAAGAGTCTTCGAACTTGGCCAAGTACTTCAGAAGCATATTTAACCTGGTTAGATCGAGTAGAAGCCGCTTTTGGTGACTTTTGGCAAGAGGTTGGGATATATGAAGCTATTCAATTGTCTCGGCATTCTCCCATTGTCGATAATCTTCTTCTAGCCGCCGCTTTATGTTTTTGGTCCCCCGCttctaatgtttttcttttcaaaagaggaCCTTTTACCCCTACTCTTTTTGACGTGGCCGCCATTACTGGCTTGCGCCCTCACGGCGTTTCTATTTCTATGTCTTATAATCCTGACGGCGTATCTGAATTCGAGGATCGTTTAGACCTCAATGACTTGGCTTACTCCAAGTTTATCCGCAAATTCGCAGGTGAATTCCCTGCTCCCGTTACTAAGAATGAACATACATCATTTCTCCTTTATTGGTTATGCCATAATCTTTTCTGTACTCGTTCGCAGAAAATTAATCGTGATTTTGTTCCAATCGCCGTCGGTTTGTCTAACGGCGATAGATTAGCTCTAGGACCTTACTTCCTTGCCTTTGTCTATAGAGAAATTTTTAATTCTCTCAAAACACTACATTCTGGAGATGGTATTGCCATTAGTTCTGGCTGCGGTGTCTTCTGGTTTCTTCAAatgtttttacaattttatattcCCGCTTTGTGCCAGTCTCCTTTTAACCCGACTTCGGTTGctcaatttgattcttatgggttagctctcggctgtccacagCCGATGACTCTGGGTCAACCCTCtgattttcttacttattttaaaattttttatgagcCGAGTCCTGAATCGGCTGTTTCTTGGGCTCCTTTCCCTGACCGTCTTACTGGTCCTTCTTGGTTTCTTGCCCGGTTTGAAGCCATCCGAGATGAGTTGGCCTCTTCTCGTGCTAGTGAATACTTAGAAGTCCGGTATTCCTATTTGACTCCGAGGGATCTTCATGTGGGGTTGAAATCGCGCTCCAAACTATTACCGAGCACTGAAGCTTATTCCCCTCAGTATGTGGCCCGTCAGTTTGGGTTTGTTCAACCGATTCCCGCTCCATCAAAATTTTTCACAATTAATACAGCCGATCACCGGCCCCCTACTAAAAGCATAGCCGAAGCTGATAAGATTTCAGCTATGGGAAATCGCCTTCGTCGATTCTTTAAATTGGTGAGCTTCAGGCCGAATTACACAGGAGTTGCTCTCACTGGTTATGCTACT TCAACTCCAGCTTCTTCATCAGTCCCAACTTCAAATAAAAGACCAACTGAAACTGTACAAGTTACTCCTCCGCCGACTTCGAAACGGCGTAAATTAGTTGCTAAGCGGCAATTTCGACAAGCCGAAGGTGTTCCTTCGGCTGACAAATTAGAAGACACAGCCGAAGATATGCCTTCGGCCTCAATTCCAACGACAAGAACCGAAGACATACCTTCGGCTAATATTCCATTAGAGGAAACTGTTGTGCCTTCCTCAGCTACAGAACAAAGCCATGTCCCGACCGAAACAATTGATATCGGGTTACGTCAAGTTAGCTGTCAGTAA